AATTGGACAACCCAGATAATTAAAAGGAAATTCTCCTCTTAGTATACCTGTAGTTACTTCTGCCAGCACCATAGTTCCATTTGACACTCCTTAATGGATGTATAATGCACTCTTCCCTTTGTTGATTTTCTGGCCTGATACAACTTCATATCCTTCCAATGTTGAGGATACCATCTGTAATGTTCTCATTTCAGCTTTGCATAAGATGATCATATCATCAGCAAAAGCTAAGTGATTCAGCTTTGGACTTCCCCTTGGCATCCCAAACAACCTGAATTCCTTAGTTAGCATAAGTTTTTTCAAGTTGATTGATAGAACTTCAGCAGCTATGATAAACAAAGTAGGTGATAAAGGGTCACCTTGCTTTAATCCTCTTGAAGACTTGAAAAACCCCTTAGGTTTCCCATTTAATAATATGGAGTACCAATTATTTTCCAGTAACCTAAACACCATATCAATTAATATTTCAGAAAAACCCATTTTCCTCAGAAACTTTGTCAAAAATATCCATCCAACCCTATCATAAGCCTTCATCATATCCAATTTCAAGACCATGTTAGgaggttttcctctttttctaatttattcGACAATTTCTTGTACAATCAGTACTTTCTCAGCTACACTTCTATTTTGTACAAAACCTGCCTGTTCTGGTGAAATTAATTAAGGAAGTAAACTCTTTAACCTCTCATGAATTATTCAGGAGAAAACCTTGTTAACACAATTACTCAGTGAAATAGGTCTCAAATCTGAAAAAGAATTTACCactaattttttttggtaataatcCCAAATTGGTATGTGTGATAAATCTTGGCAGAGTATGTCCACAGAAGAATGCTACCACCATCTTCTGAATATCCGTCTTAATGATATCCCAAGCATCTTGATAAAAGGCAGCAGTCATACCATTAGGTCCCCAACACTGTTCCTATTTAGGCCCATTACAGCAGATTTGATCTCCTCTTCTGCAGGTTTcataatttcagtattttgttctTCAGTAATCAAGGTAGGCACTTCATCAATCATTGAAAAGTCTTCTGCATCTCCTTCTTTGGTaaattgtttttgaaagaaaGTGACAGCTGAATCTGCAATCTCACCTGCTTCTTCCACCCATACTCCTTCTTTATCTTGTATTCTCTTGATTTTGAGCCTGTTCTTCTTCCTTTTACTATAGTGTGAAAGAATTTGGTATTGCTTTCACCATCTCTAAACAGCTCATACCCAGCCTTCTGTCTCCAGTAATCTTCTTCCCCTTTCAGCTGAATATTTAACTATGCATGTGCTTTGAACAACTGCTACCTATTAGCTCCACCTGGATTTTCTTCAAATAGCTTCTCTTTTACCTTGATAATATCTTCCAGGGTTGCAATTTCTGGAATATATTACCAAAAGTGTTCTTGCTCCACCTTGTTAAAGCAGATTTAGTGTTTCTAAGTTTCTGATGAAACATTATGAAAGGATCTCCTGTCAGTTCTGTTTTCCAGCTGTCCCTGATGATCTCCAAACAAGACTCTTCCTTCAACCAtagatttaaaaatctaaaagGTTTGATAATCTGCTCCTTTTCCACTCTGCACTGTAAGAATAAAGGAGCATGGTCAGACCCACTCCTTGGAAGGTGTTCAATCTCCATAAGCTGAAAAATACTCTGTAACTTATCATTACCCAATATTCTGTCAAGCCTTTTGAAAATGCACCCTTCATCAGTTCTCCCATTCCACCATGTGTATTTACTTCCTTTATATTGAGGCTCTTCCATATTACACATACTAATACACTGATTAAACTCTTGAGTTTCATTAATTGTAACTGGTAAGCCCCTCAATTTTTCCTCTTCATGCCTTATCACATTAAAATCTCCCCCTATAATCCAAGGACTTTGATAAGTATCAACCAAATCAACTAAAGAGTCCCACAAAATCTGTCTTTCATTAGAATTACACTTAGCATATACCAAAGTAACAATCACTGACAAATCAACACTTTGTAGGATTACTGATAACTGCTGCTCTTCGTCCTTCCAAACTGTCACTTCCACATCTTTATGAATAAATGTCTAGATTTTCCCAGTCACATTCACTAAAGCATGTTTCAGACCCAATCTCCTCCTGTAATCTTCTATATGAATTCTATCCTGAAAAGGTTCCATGATTCTTACAAAATAGAATTG
The window above is part of the Capsicum annuum cultivar UCD-10X-F1 unplaced genomic scaffold, UCD10Xv1.1 ctg71638, whole genome shotgun sequence genome. Proteins encoded here:
- the LOC124894216 gene encoding secreted RxLR effector protein 78-like encodes the protein MVLKLDMMKAYDRVGWIFLTKFLRKMGFSEILIDMVFRLLENNWYSILLNGKPKGFFKSSRGLKQGDPLSPTLFIIAAEVLSINLKKLMLTKEFRLFGMPRGSPKLNHLAFADDMIILCKAEMRTLQMVSSTLEGYEVVSGQKINKGKSALYIH